A single window of Balaenoptera acutorostrata chromosome X, mBalAcu1.1, whole genome shotgun sequence DNA harbors:
- the RGN gene encoding regucalcin, giving the protein MTMSSAKIECVLRENWRCGESPVWEEASNSLLFVDIPAKTVCRWDSLSKQVQQVTVDAPVSSVALRQSGGYVATVGTKFCALNWDDQSAVVLATVDKDKKNNRFNDGKVDPAGRYFAGTMAEETAPAVLERRQGSLYSLFPDHHVEKYFDQVDISNGLDWSLDHKIFYYIDSLSYSVDAFDYDLQTGKISNRRSVYKLEKEEQIPDGMCIDVEGKLWVACYNGGRVIRLDPETGKRLRTVKLPVVKTTSCCFGGKDYSEMYVTSARDGMDPEGLLQQPEAGGIFKITGLGVKGIPPYPYAG; this is encoded by the exons ATGACAATGTCTTCCGCTAAGATTGAGTGTGTTTTGCGGGAGAACTGGCGCTGCGGTGAGTCTCCAGTGTGGGAGGAGGCATCCAACTCTCTGCTCTTCGTAGACATTCCTGCAAAAACGGTTTGCCGGTGGGATTCGCTCAGCAAGCAAGTGCAGCAAGTGACCGTGG ATGCCCCAGTCAGCTCTGTGGCCCTTCGCCAGTCAGGAGGCTACGTCGCCACAGTTGGAACAAAGTTCTGTGCTTTGAACTGGGACGATCAGTCAGCAGTTGTCTTGGCCACAGTAGataaagacaagaaaaacaatCGATTCAATGACGGGAAGGTGGATCCCGCTGGGAGATACTTTGCCG GTACCATGGCTGAGGAAACAGCTCCAGCAGTTCTGGAGCGGCGCCAAGGGTCCCTGTACTCCCTCTTTCCCGACCACCATGTGGAAAAGTACTTTGACCAGGTGGACATCTCCAATGGTTTGGATTGGTCTCTGGACCACAAAATCTTCTATTACATTGATAGCCTGTCCTACTCCGTGGATGCTTTTGACTATGACCTGCAGACAGGAAAGATCT CCAACCGCAGAAGTGTTTACaagctggagaaagaagaacaaatcccTGATGGAATGTGTATTGATGTTGAGGGGAAGCTCTGGGTGGCCTGTTACAATGGAGGAAGAGTGATCCGTTTGGATCCTGAGACAG GGAAAAGACTCCGAACTGTGAAGTTGCCTGTTGTTAAAACAACCTCATGCTGCTTCGGAGGGAAGGATTACTCTGAAATGTATGTGACCAGTGCCCGGGATGGGATGGACCCCGAGGGTCTACTGCAGCAACCTGAAGCTGGTGGAATTTTCAAG ataACTGGCCTGGGGGTCAAAGGAATTCCTCCCTATCCCTATGCAGGATGA